From the genome of Diorhabda carinulata isolate Delta chromosome 2, icDioCari1.1, whole genome shotgun sequence:
GCATTTATTTCATCAGCAAACTTGAAATCGCTTTAATCAGACTCGATTTTACTGTGTTTTCATACGACGAGAATATATGGggggttaaaaaatgtgttaaACATAAATACTGGAAGAAACTACATATTTTGAACATCTGTTGCCGAAGAAATATTAGTTGTAGCTGAGGAAATTTTTGGCAAATTGGTGAGATAAGCAGTTCTCACTTTTATCAAGGGATTAAACAAACTTAGAAGATACCTAGTTTTGTATTTAATGGTGGAAGGAAAATTTTGTCACGAAGTACCATGAGTACTGgactatatttttttccagaCTCTATATCTgtctgtttttaaaaatatttggcgATAATTTGAAGATTTCATTGATAATTGAATGTAAAACCATGCTTTTAGAGCTTATCAAACTAGAAGTAAGCTCCGAATGCTTTCAAAGGCGAAGCCCCATGTGATTAAGTTAGGTTTTTCTGACTTTAAGTATAGATATTACGAAACCGAAgcgaaatatcgaaaaacttcatttttgacttattttggacggatttacaaaatgttttaGCTTTTCCTGTCGCAAGGGAAATCGTACTCGTGTCCACAACTTGCATACCGCCATTTATCAcgatttttagttaaaaattcaGCAGTTTTTGCTAGGTTTTTCTGATTTTAAGTATAGATATTTCGAAATCGAAgcgaaatatcgaaaaacttcatttttgactaattttggacagatttacaaaatgttttaGCTTTTCCTGTCGCAAGGGAAATCGTACTCGTGTCCACAACTTGCATACCGCCATTTATCAcgatttttagttaaaaattcaGCAGTTTTTGCTAGGTTTTTCTGATTTTAAGTATAGATATTTCGAAATCGAAgcgaaatatcgaaaaacttcatttttgactaattttggACAGATTTACAAAATGGTATAGCTTATCCTCTCGCTAGGGAAATCGTACTCGTGTCCACAACTTGCATACCGCCATTTATCAcgatttttagttaaaaattcaGCAGTTTTTGCTAGGTTTTTCTGACTTTAAGTATAGATATTTCGAAACCGAAgcgaaatatcgaaaaaatccatttttgacttattttggACGGTTTTACAAAATGGTATAGCTTATCCTGTCGCTAGGGAAATCGTACTCGTGTCCACAACTTGCATACCAACATTTATCAtgatttttagttaaaaattcaGCAGTTTTTGCTAGGTTTTTCTGATTTTAAGTATAGATATTTCGAAACCGAAgcgaaatatctaaaaaattcatttttgactaattttggACGGATTTACAAAATGGTATAGCTTATCCTGTCGCTAGGGAAATCGTACTCGTGTCCACAACTTACATACGGCCATTTAGCACGatttttagttacaaattcagCAGTTTTTGCTAGGTTTTTCTGACTTTAAGTATAGATATTTCGAAACCGAAGCGAAATATccaaaaaatccatttttgacttattttggACGGTTTTACAAAATGGTATAGCTTATCCTGTCGCTAGGGAAATCGTACTCGTGTCCACAACTTGCATACCAACATTTATCAtgatttttagttaaaaattcaGCAGTTTTTGCTAGGTTTTTCTGATTTTAAGTATAGATATTTCGAAACCGAAgcgaaatatcgaaaaacttcatttttgacttattttggACGGATTTACAAAATGGTATAGCTTTTCCTGTTGCTAGGGAAATCGTACTCGTGTCCACAACTTGCATACCGCCATTTATCACGatttttagttacaaattcagCAGTTTTTGCTAGGTTTTTCTGACTTTAAGTATAGATATTTCGAAACCGAAgcgaaatatcgaaaaacttcatttttgacatattttggaCGGATTTACAAAATGGTATAGCTTATCCTGTCGCTAGGGAAATTGTACTCGTGTTCACAACTTGCATACCGCCATTTATCACGatttttagttacaaattcagCAGTTTTTGTTAGGTTTTTCTGATTTTAAGTATAGATATTTCGAAACCGAAgcgaaatatcgaaaaacttcatttttgacTTATCTTGAACGGATTTACAAAATGGTATAGCTTTTCCTGTCGCTAGGGAAATCATTTTCGTGTCCTCAACTTGCATTCCGACATTTAGCACGATTTTTAGTTACAAATTTAGCAGTTTTTGAGATGATTTCGTGGTTCTCGCCGAATTTAAAGATACTTCAATGATGTTTTAGGCCCTATCTATTTTACACTGCAGCTTAGCATTGCAcgtatatgtatatgtaataGCTATATGTAATGAACCAGGGCAATGAACCAGCGAGagcaaacaatatttttaacccTCTGGACTCTATGGAAGAGATACCAGAAGGCGATCCAAATAACCAATAACACCTACCACGAAAGAAAACACTTGGAACAAGGCGAAAAATTTGTGCTGAGGATGTCATCTGTATTTCTAATCATCATCTATCTTAACCtattaaaattatatctcaaatttttgtTAAGAAGTTCTTTAatgatttttccattaaacaaaatagaaaaatttcatgGAAAACCTTTTTTACCTTTTTAAACTTAAGAAAAAAGTATAAGACGCTATTATGTTAATTTAACGGAAAATGAAAAGCATATCAGTATTACCATTCATCTAGCATCTCAGGTTTTATAGAAATCTTCAAACTGCAAACAGATTTCGATAACGAGTATGTGAGAAAAGATTTTTGCCTTTCAATTTCATTCACAATGTCGAATTCAACACCAACGTCTTGCAAAAATCCAGGTCTAAATCTATACAATTCCAAATCTTCCTTCATGAACCTTGGAAAATGCACCCATTCTCCCGTAATCATATTATATTCATCGACGCGTGCTTTAGCTGCATCTGTATCTATACCAGCGTCGACTAATCCTTTGAGGTTTTTAggaactatttttttatctatagcGCCCAATTCGTAGAAGACTTTTTTTCCAATAGGTTTGGATTGTTGTTCTTCGGGTTGTTGTTCGGCTCTTTCGAAAACTTCTTGGTCCATAGCAGCTTTCATTTTATCCAGAGCGGCATCGAGTTTTTGCCtagcatttttttctttaatcaaTTCGGATATCACGAAAGCCCAGTAACTGTTGACCTGCTTTAGTTTAACTAGAATTTTGGTATCGATGTaaccgaaaatttttttaacaatccaAATTGGTAGAAGCTGGATTAGATCTATTTGTTTGAAGGTAACAATATCATCCACgaatttttttgctaaaaaataacagttttattttttttatatttattttatcacacATACTGTACCTTTCCctttattcttttcttttttactcGACTTTGTagctttcttttccttttctttcgtttttttcttgtctttattttttttcttggttGTTTCTTGCATAACttcttgtttatatttttgtattaaatcgaaccatttttttctttgtttttccacTTCGATGGTTTCTGGGTGTTTGGGATCGTAAATTTGGGAATTTTCTTGTGGTGGTTCCTCGAGTACAACCGTTGATTTAACACTTTTCGGGAATTGTTTACAATGCAACTCACCTAAGGAAATTAAATGAGTCTTCGTTTCCAATATTTCCTCACACACTTACATATTGATTTTCTGTAGATCCTGTATAGAGGTATGTACAAATTTCTTTTAACATTTCCTCCTGATATCCTTATCAATCCTAAGGTAAGGTTAATTTGTTGATAGTCGTCTAAAGTTTCGAACCATTCCAAATCATTTTCGATGGTTTCTTCCAAAGTTTTCTCTCCCAACATTCTATTATGATCCAGGATTAATTTATCGTATACGAAATTAGTTTCGGGATCTACGATCGAGTAGACGTCCATTTTGGCGTGACCCAAAGACATGACGctaaatatttgataaagacttgcagGAGAGTTGAGTCgtttcacaaattttataataagttttCGTTTGCTTTCTACCGACAGCCGTAGAAAATAATACTGAATCGACGTATTACGAAGAATGAAATGCTTTTCTAAAACACGATTCGTGtagattttttcttctttcttcttcagtGCCGACGATACTAACTGTTCTTCTTCTCCTGTATAAGTTGTTAGAACTTCCATTGTATAATGAAAacgatattttgataattttattcttatttatcgtacacacaaaatattattttgaataattttgacattATGTGTGGTGTATAGATACGAAATGTCATAATGACAACTTGTATCCTTGTTTACTCTTTTTCTTATGCAAAATTTTCGCCACTGCCTTTAGTAAATAGTAATTTGATGACTAGTATcgaaagaaaacacaaaaattttctttcgatACCAGTtgtataataagaatcgtcaagttccTCAAACTAGCTATCAAATTCTGATATCACCCCTtcattgttgtaaaatttttgaccacaaagtaattttttcaagtctgggagcAGACAATAGTCCGAGGAGGTTAAATCTGTAGAATATGGTGCATGAGGTATCAATTCAtactttgattaattaattttggccatttcaATAACAGATGTGTAACTTGGTGTATTGTCTCGATGAAACCACACTTTCTTTTTAACCAAATGCGGCTATTTAAGCTTCATCACACACTACCAAATTTGCgtaattgatagtttttccttttttaagttGATCCATCAAAATTATCCCACTTGCATatcaaaaaaccgacgctataaccaaatggaacggtctttgccttcttgggagccggttcttcctttccagtccattgttttaattgttgGTTTGCTTCGAAACGCGTCACCCATCTTGCATACAGCTTTCCATGTCCAAATTATCAGTTGTTATGCGATATactgcatttttttaaatgcctaGTATGTTTGCTAGCttgacgatcatccagtggattttgcTCAagatttctggagtcgtcacctcatttagtTAATAactgcgatgctggtccttGCAGATCGTGCAGCTTAATTTccgctacccaatattttaattattattgaatgtcAGTTAATTCATGTTGCACTATTTATAGATCTCaactaatgattttaaatggtAATATCACCATGTATAATATCTTTAGAAAGTCCAAAGCACCACCAAAACAATCCGTCGTTCAatctattatcaataaattgCAGTTCATCATTTCCTGAAATTACCTTTTACTTCGAAGCAACCCCTAAATCATCGTGATTGATTTCTGTTGATACTTGTCAGAAGCTATAACTACCTTCTAGATAGACTTTCTCATAACACACTCGCAGTTTTCATTCTCTAAATGGAAATTGCATGTGTCAGCAGGTGCTGTTAGAGGACTCCGGTGAGGTCAATCGTGCTTTTAAGTTGCGATATTAATCTGTTTGACTAGTAATTTCCAATTTAATGCTGCACACAACTTCAGCGGCGTTCTCCGTTTgttattttagtaaaataaatattttacgtGATATGCGAAACCATTAACATATTGTTCATCAAGAGAAATCTAGATTATTCTTAAAAGTAAAACCTGAAATCAAATTGAACGAAATGAGAATTGAACAAACAAATCTAATTGAAGAAGTTTTTGACCGCATCTTTTCAGTCTGCCTtcgagaaattttatttgggGATGGAGAGACATTATAGTCTATTTATAAGATTAAGAGAGTATTAAAATACTAAAGCATTCGTTATTCATAGAcgtatcacttcttttagtTGATGGAAATATTCGAAGCGATTGGTTGAGAAGTTTTCAAATCAGCGAGTGCGATTAAAATGATAATACCAAGTAAAACAAAGACAAGGCAGTCATAAATTGTCCCAAATCACCTCTGCTCACCTAATACTTCTTTACCATTTAAAGATCGTAGATTTTCTTGACGTCAAAatgactttgtatattgtcatttttgtgttaatttattCTGACGACAGCAATGAGTTCAGAATTCGTGTACTCTATTTGTTATATCGTCTTTTCTTTAATAGTAGAgggtaataaaatgatgaagcattcgtaatccagaggcgtatcacttcttttagtagacggttgaattttttaaaaataatactggaagtattttcgtattaaataatatttgtgtaAACAGTTCTTTTCTCACAGAACTACGATGGAAACTTAATATTCTTCCtataatttttaatccacaGGGTTTTGGGACTATCCAAACTTTTTTGCAGGACAATTAGTCAAGTGCTAGACATGGGGCAAGAATATACAACTCAAGTCAtgtatatattgttttattttcatctagAAGAACcttatttgaacattttatcttatttctaaaatttgacttttctatattcaaatttcGTATGTAAtctaataagaataataataatagatctTTGAACTCCGTCCCTGTGACATACTAGATTAGCGGGAAGCGATGGTAGAGCAGGCAACGTTTCGGATAAGAAAAAGAAATGATGATGTATGCGTTCCGTGCcgatttcaaattagaaaaCGTCTATATGAATAAAAGTTATGTGTGATAAATTTTATCGTTTCTCTTCCTGTTAGATTAGAAACAATTAATTATGGATGGTTGGAATAGGAAAATTCATCAACAGATGTTGTTAATAAGAAACGAatcatagaatttttttcttaaagtttAGTTTTTGTAATTAGATACTATAACAAGTACTATCAACTTTCGAGTCTTcgatataaaatcaatttccaCTTATCTCTTGTTTGGGGAGAGATAATATTCACACGGTGCTGGATCGGGCCAATGCGAAGACTTTAAATTGGTTTCGTCATCAGTTAATCAATCATTTTTCGTGTTTATAATCGATATAATCACACGGTGCTGCATTAGGCGAATGCGAAGACATTAATTGGTTTCCTCATCACTGATTATGGTATAGATAATGATTGTTTTGTAAATTAGTGCCTTTGCTTACTGTCTTAGGTATCTTAGGTGTTTGTTTCGCCGTAATACATTCTAAAGACTTCTCGTGATCTTGTCCTCTTACCTCTAAGGATGACCTTGATATAGAAATATTCTCCTCCATACGGATGGAAAGTTTCTAAAGTTTATTGTCTTGTAGGACAATAGAAAGATGTTTAAAAAAAGCTAATTGACACTTTTCGTATAAGCACTTGGGAgtgttatttcaaaaacaaaaatagcgTTGAAAATGACATTAATAAAACCAGAATTTCAGCAGCTGGGACATTACTAAAACGGTGAGCAAGTCGGAGGATTTTTGTATCTGTTTACGTTGGATTCACTtgactttttatgttttttttttgacgaCAAATGAATTAGTTTATGGTATGTATGTTTTTGGAACATGTAACTGGTCTTATACAAATTTATGCACTCATAAATACTATAAACACTCCAACAAAGATCGTACaaacttgaaattgttttatataaaggCGTTTAAAGTAGGTATAACAAAGATACCAGTTAATACAAACTGTCAAATATGGTACAAAAACCAATCGGAACGAGcctattgttttgattgtatatttgtttctaaaatagaATATGTTTGATCGACATTTTGACGTAAAAATTCCCTGGATCACGTTTGATTTTGATTTCGAGCGGACTTTTGATCAGCAACCACGATCCTAATCTAGCAGATTTGATTTCCTACGTAAACATTTTGGTTTTATGAACAATCCAAATTTTCTCGTGGAACCGCCCTCCATTAACAATGAAACTCTCATAATAACACATGACtttatgaatgaattatttgaGCGTGAGGAAATTTCCCAATACGCATGTGtttgtcataaaaaattgaacaagtTTGAACCATCGTCTTCTCAATACAAAGAACACAACCAAAGTTctgattttttcattcatacaGTCAACTTTCTTAAATATCCTCCTGAAATTTCAGCTTAAAACTCAAATTGTTTGAGCGtgtggaaattttcaaacacGCATGTGTTTGtcatgaaatattgaacaaGTTTTAACCATCGTCTTCTCAATACTAAGAAGACAAtcaattttctgattttttttatttatacagtcaACTTTCTTAAATATCCTATTGAAATTTCAGCTCAAAACTCAAATTGTTTGAGCGtgtggaaattttcaaacacAAATTTGTCATGATAAATATATGCCTTGATGACCgagaagaaaatttcaaattatttaatcaaGATTCCGTCTTCTCGGAACAGAAGCGCCCTAAATGCTCATTATTGGTCAACATACGAGTAACGAAACTGAGAAAATGCAAATAGAACCACCGAGGCAGAATAATGGTCTTCTGTCTACTATGTTACACAGAACAAAAGCTTGACAATGAATAGAGGATTGGATCGTATGAAATCTCAATTGGAAACAGTAGTAAGACAAAAATAAGTGAACTGTGTTGATTTGACtcgaatattttctattgaaaagcatattttattaatttagaccgaatttttcactttttgtaattaaaaaagataaaaaatcaatCTGAAATACTTGAGAATccttttatataacaaaaatgaaagtaGTAATCGCTTGAATGAACctttttttagacaaaaacattttataaaatattcatctgAACCAGCAAGTACATTTTGACTCATTTTATCTTAATGACAAATCTTcatgttgaaaaatatactaAGGTAATTGTTAATTGTCTTTATGCGAtctgattatt
Proteins encoded in this window:
- the LOC130903738 gene encoding uncharacterized protein LOC130903738, with the protein product MEVLTTYTGEEEQLVSSALKKKEEKIYTNRVLEKHFILRNTSIQYYFLRLSVESKRKLIIKFVKRLNSPASLYQIFSVMSLGHAKMDVYSIVDPETNFVYDKLILDHNRMLGEKTLEETIENDLEWFETLDDYQQINLTLGLIRISGGNVKRNLYIPLYRIYRKSICELHCKQFPKSVKSTVVLEEPPQENSQIYDPKHPETIEVEKQRKKWFDLIQKYKQEVMQETTKKKNKDKKKTKEKEKKATKSSKKEKNKGKAKKFVDDIVTFKQIDLIQLLPIWIVKKIFGYIDTKILVKLKQVNSYWAFVISELIKEKNARQKLDAALDKMKAAMDQEVFERAEQQPEEQQSKPIGKKVFYELGAIDKKIVPKNLKGLVDAGIDTDAAKARVDEYNMITGEWVHFPRFMKEDLELYRFRPGFLQDVGVEFDIVNEIERQKSFLTYSLSKSVCSLKISIKPEMLDEW